One Streptomyces hundungensis DNA segment encodes these proteins:
- a CDS encoding histidine-type phosphatase: MKRTAPLSAAVAVSLAASLLFTSGTASASQGHDGSRTDRDLYGTKAPYIPQGSPGDYQRAPKGYVPVFTENVARHGSRAMTDSADGDAVLALVRTAQDQGRLTNLSARLGPQVQSLLDAASALGYGGLSARGAQEHRQTALRMEQRLPSLFARIAARHEPVVVETSGVPRAVASADAFTAALVAGDPALADLVEPPVTDKNLLYFHKQPQNADYQAYVKSDPQLAEVLARIDGDPRTAEAAHRVVARLFRADFTAALSTEQQISFARSLYQLYSAAPDLSVEAPTVDLTPFLDRRDARWFAYLDDAEEFYQKGPAFSGRTITYKMADVLLDDLLAQAEAKAAGTRDNGAVLRFTHAEEIEPLAALMGLPASTAPAEPDRPYTYGNNPWRGAEVSPMAANIQWDLFANTPAKDRPATYLVRMLYNEKETAFKWSCKPVAKHSYFYELDELKRCLTRS; encoded by the coding sequence GTGAAGCGCACCGCACCGTTGTCCGCCGCCGTGGCCGTCTCGCTCGCCGCGAGCCTGCTGTTCACCTCGGGCACCGCCTCCGCGTCGCAGGGGCACGACGGGTCACGCACCGATCGTGATCTGTACGGAACCAAGGCCCCGTACATACCGCAGGGGAGTCCGGGCGACTACCAGCGGGCCCCGAAGGGTTACGTGCCGGTCTTCACCGAGAATGTGGCCCGTCACGGCTCCCGCGCCATGACGGACAGCGCCGACGGCGACGCCGTGCTCGCCCTGGTGCGCACGGCACAGGATCAGGGGCGGCTCACCAATCTCAGCGCACGCCTGGGACCCCAGGTCCAGTCACTGCTGGACGCGGCCTCCGCGCTCGGTTATGGCGGGCTGTCCGCCCGCGGTGCCCAGGAGCACCGGCAGACCGCGCTGCGCATGGAGCAGCGGTTGCCGTCCCTGTTCGCGCGCATCGCGGCCCGGCACGAGCCCGTAGTGGTGGAGACGTCCGGGGTGCCGCGCGCCGTGGCGAGCGCCGACGCGTTCACGGCCGCGCTGGTCGCCGGCGATCCCGCACTGGCGGACCTGGTCGAGCCACCGGTCACCGACAAGAACCTGCTGTACTTCCACAAGCAGCCGCAGAACGCCGACTACCAGGCGTATGTGAAGAGCGATCCACAGCTGGCCGAGGTCCTCGCCCGGATCGACGGTGACCCCCGCACCGCCGAGGCGGCCCACCGGGTCGTCGCGCGCCTCTTCCGGGCGGACTTCACCGCGGCGCTCTCCACGGAGCAGCAGATCTCCTTCGCCCGTTCGCTGTACCAGCTCTACAGCGCGGCGCCGGACCTCAGCGTGGAGGCGCCGACCGTCGATCTCACCCCCTTCCTGGACCGCCGCGACGCGCGCTGGTTCGCCTACCTCGACGACGCCGAGGAGTTCTACCAGAAGGGGCCCGCCTTCAGCGGGCGCACCATCACGTACAAGATGGCCGACGTCCTCCTCGACGACCTCCTGGCCCAGGCCGAGGCCAAGGCGGCCGGGACCCGTGACAACGGCGCGGTCCTGCGGTTCACGCACGCCGAGGAGATCGAGCCGCTGGCCGCGCTGATGGGACTGCCCGCGAGCACCGCGCCCGCCGAACCCGACCGGCCGTACACCTACGGGAACAACCCGTGGCGCGGAGCCGAGGTGTCACCGATGGCCGCGAACATCCAGTGGGACCTCTTCGCGAACACGCCCGCCAAGGACCGTCCAGCCACCTACCTGGTGCGCATGCTCTACAACGAGAAGGAGACGGCCTTCAAGTGGTCCTGCAAGCCCGTCGCCAAGCACAGCTACTTCTACGAACTCGACGAGCTCAAGCGCTGCCTCACCCGCAGCTGA
- a CDS encoding alpha/beta hydrolase family protein, translating into MNDRSTVRYGPEPDQVVDLVVPAPAVGPVPLVVLLHGGFWRAQNDRHYLAKATDSLTADGIAVANVEYRRTGAGGGWPTTFTDVAQALDALPALIERGYPGRVDLDAVVYVGHSAGGQLGLWAALRHRLAPGTPGWRAHPAKVAGVVALAALADMAESHRLNLDNGAVAHVLGGGPDDVPDRYAATDPARFGELGIPVFLVHGELDEMVPVSVSRSYRAAAGGTLVEVPGASHVDVVRPGSSAWAAVRDAVRQILDKA; encoded by the coding sequence GTGAACGACCGCTCCACGGTGAGATACGGGCCCGAGCCCGATCAGGTCGTCGACCTCGTCGTCCCGGCCCCCGCGGTCGGACCCGTGCCCCTGGTGGTGCTGCTGCACGGCGGCTTCTGGCGCGCGCAGAACGACCGTCACTACCTCGCGAAGGCGACCGACTCGCTCACGGCGGACGGGATCGCCGTGGCCAACGTGGAGTACCGGCGGACCGGCGCGGGCGGCGGCTGGCCCACGACGTTCACCGATGTCGCCCAGGCCCTCGACGCGCTGCCCGCCCTCATCGAGCGCGGGTATCCGGGCCGGGTCGATCTCGACGCGGTGGTGTACGTCGGGCATTCGGCCGGTGGACAGCTCGGGCTGTGGGCCGCGCTCCGCCACCGGCTCGCGCCCGGGACGCCCGGATGGCGTGCGCATCCTGCCAAGGTGGCCGGAGTCGTCGCGCTGGCCGCCCTGGCGGACATGGCCGAATCACATCGGTTGAACCTGGACAATGGTGCGGTGGCACATGTCCTCGGGGGCGGCCCGGACGATGTGCCCGACCGGTACGCGGCCACCGACCCGGCCCGCTTCGGGGAGTTGGGGATCCCGGTGTTCCTCGTCCACGGCGAGCTGGACGAGATGGTGCCGGTGTCCGTTTCCCGCAGCTACCGGGCCGCGGCCGGAGGCACCCTCGTCGAGGTGCCGGGCGCGAGCCACGTCGACGTCGTCAGGCCTGGCTCCTCCGCCTGGGCCGCCGTGCGGGACGCGGTGCGTCAGATCCTGGACAAGGCATGA
- a CDS encoding class II 3-deoxy-7-phosphoheptulonate synthase — protein sequence MRRRLREALDRPAAHQPDWADPAQVSQVRTVLESALPIAVPAEVDRLRERLAEVAHGRAFLLQAGDCAETFAGNTETPLRSTIRTILQMAVVLTYGASLPVVKVGRIAGQYAKPRSSATDARGLPSYLGDMVNSAEPTPAARTPDPSRMIRAHANAGATMNLVRSLNTAGLADLRQLHDWNKDFVRDSPSGRRYEAVAAEIDRGLRFMSACRADDAQVRGTEIFASHEALVLDYERSMLRLDTSRGPRLYDVSAHFLWIGERTRQLSGAHVALAELVANPIGVKLGPNVTPEQAAEYVERLDPHGVPGRLTLITRMGSERVRDVLPTVVEKVTATGHHVIWQCDPMHGNTHTSASGYKTRHFDRIVDEVRGFFDVHRHLGTHPGGIHVELTGQDVTECLGGGQKIADTDLAGRYETACDPRLNAQQSLELAFLVAEMFRPGKEAAPSR from the coding sequence CTGCGACGACGACTGCGCGAGGCCCTGGACCGCCCCGCCGCCCACCAACCGGACTGGGCCGATCCGGCGCAAGTGTCGCAGGTGAGGACGGTATTGGAGAGCGCGCTCCCCATCGCCGTACCCGCCGAAGTGGACCGACTGCGCGAGCGCTTGGCCGAAGTGGCGCACGGCAGGGCGTTCTTGTTGCAGGCCGGCGACTGCGCGGAGACCTTCGCGGGGAACACCGAGACCCCTCTGCGCTCGACCATCCGGACCATCTTGCAGATGGCGGTGGTGCTGACCTATGGAGCGAGCCTGCCCGTCGTGAAGGTGGGGCGGATCGCCGGACAGTACGCCAAGCCCCGCTCCTCGGCGACCGACGCGCGGGGCCTGCCGTCCTACCTGGGCGACATGGTCAACTCCGCCGAGCCCACCCCGGCGGCCCGCACTCCCGATCCGTCACGCATGATCCGGGCCCACGCCAACGCCGGGGCGACGATGAACCTGGTGCGGTCCCTGAACACCGCGGGCCTGGCCGACCTGCGTCAACTCCACGACTGGAACAAGGACTTCGTGCGCGACTCACCGTCCGGGCGCAGGTACGAGGCGGTGGCCGCCGAGATCGACCGGGGGCTGCGCTTCATGTCCGCCTGCCGCGCCGACGACGCCCAGGTGCGGGGCACGGAGATCTTCGCCAGCCACGAGGCACTCGTCCTGGACTACGAACGGTCGATGCTCCGCCTGGACACCAGCAGAGGGCCGCGACTCTACGACGTATCAGCGCACTTCCTCTGGATCGGGGAGCGCACCCGGCAGTTGAGCGGGGCCCACGTCGCACTGGCCGAGCTGGTGGCGAACCCCATCGGGGTGAAACTCGGCCCGAACGTCACCCCCGAACAGGCGGCCGAGTACGTGGAACGCCTGGATCCGCACGGGGTGCCGGGCCGGCTGACGCTGATCACCCGGATGGGCAGCGAACGGGTCCGTGACGTGCTGCCCACGGTGGTGGAGAAGGTGACCGCGACCGGCCACCACGTGATCTGGCAGTGCGACCCGATGCACGGCAACACCCATACCTCGGCCAGCGGCTACAAGACCCGCCATTTCGACCGGATCGTGGACGAGGTGCGCGGCTTCTTCGACGTCCACCGGCACCTGGGCACCCACCCCGGCGGCATCCACGTCGAACTGACCGGCCAGGACGTCACGGAGTGCCTCGGCGGCGGCCAGAAGATCGCCGACACCGATCTCGCCGGACGCTACGAGACCGCCTGCGACCCCCGGCTCAACGCGCAGCAATCCCTCGAACTGGCCTTCCTGGTAGCCGAGATGTTCCGCCCGGGGAAGGAGGCCGCGCCCAGTCGTTGA
- a CDS encoding phenylacetate--CoA ligase family protein: MATETHTRPNDVAGDDAIRLADRLSTLSRPDLERLRDDNVRAMVAAALNSPSVHRRWPTLAHVTHPSELARLPMLTPQELAEGCPPGSDEFLIDGGETGLVIRSSGTSGLDKVLYHSWQFTRQVNRLGARGLRDAASPLPRRVANCMHPAELGGAFTFVQDVLQLIPALAFPLGSKPAMAHIAELVSEHGIDTIVASPSHGAELVTTETARTVPHLRRILYMGEPVGQVRRDAIAAAAPELTVRSFAYSTTETGPIGYQCAHVSATEHHVHEDAVVVEIVDESTGEPVPAGRPGAVLVTPLTTTGMALFRYWIGDRGRLDPPGCACGSPTPRLTLLGRTGQTLIVDTWKVSSDHLMERLAVLGVVDPADCQFQVLWEFPHYRVKLLLSPRTPAGITTAAVAEALHAAHHIHQVITGPRCVEFTVERTGLEKFAQTERNKVPVLYQRM; this comes from the coding sequence ATGGCAACCGAGACACACACACGCCCGAACGACGTCGCCGGCGATGACGCGATAAGGCTCGCCGATCGCCTCAGCACGCTCAGCCGACCGGATCTGGAACGACTGCGGGACGACAATGTGCGGGCCATGGTTGCGGCGGCCCTCAACAGCCCCTCGGTGCACCGGCGTTGGCCGACCCTTGCCCACGTGACCCACCCGTCCGAACTGGCCCGGTTACCGATGCTGACGCCGCAGGAGCTCGCCGAGGGCTGTCCACCGGGGTCGGACGAATTCCTCATCGACGGCGGGGAAACGGGCCTGGTGATCCGCTCCAGCGGGACTTCGGGACTCGACAAAGTCCTCTACCACTCCTGGCAGTTCACCCGCCAGGTGAACCGGCTCGGCGCCCGGGGCCTCCGTGACGCCGCGTCCCCCCTGCCCCGCCGGGTGGCGAACTGCATGCACCCGGCGGAACTGGGTGGCGCCTTCACCTTCGTGCAGGACGTGCTCCAACTGATCCCCGCCCTCGCCTTCCCGCTCGGCAGCAAACCCGCCATGGCCCATATAGCCGAACTGGTGAGCGAGCACGGAATCGACACGATCGTCGCCTCGCCTTCACACGGCGCGGAACTCGTCACGACCGAGACCGCGCGGACGGTGCCGCACCTGAGGCGGATCCTCTACATGGGAGAACCGGTCGGGCAGGTGCGCAGGGACGCGATCGCCGCCGCGGCACCGGAACTGACGGTCCGTTCCTTCGCGTACTCGACGACCGAGACCGGTCCGATCGGATACCAGTGCGCGCACGTCTCCGCGACGGAGCACCATGTGCACGAGGACGCCGTGGTGGTGGAGATCGTCGACGAAAGCACAGGTGAGCCCGTGCCCGCGGGCCGTCCCGGGGCCGTGCTCGTCACTCCCCTCACCACCACCGGGATGGCCCTGTTCCGCTATTGGATCGGGGACCGCGGCCGACTGGACCCGCCGGGGTGCGCGTGCGGCAGCCCGACACCGCGGCTGACGTTGCTGGGCCGCACCGGCCAGACGCTGATCGTGGACACCTGGAAGGTCTCGTCCGACCACCTCATGGAGCGATTGGCCGTGTTGGGTGTCGTGGACCCGGCCGACTGCCAATTCCAGGTGCTCTGGGAGTTCCCCCACTACCGAGTGAAGTTGCTGCTCTCGCCCAGGACGCCGGCCGGAATCACCACGGCGGCCGTCGCCGAAGCACTGCACGCGGCCCATCACATCCACCAGGTCATCACCGGTCCGAGGTGTGTCGAATTCACGGTGGAGCGGACGGGCCTGGAGAAGTTCGCGCAGACCGAACGGAACAAAGTGCCGGTTCTCTACCAGAGGATGTGA
- a CDS encoding chorismate mutase family protein: protein MPVGNSDPLEVLRGELDRIDEKLLDIIRQRIECCVRIADYKRENDVPMMQPHRIGIVQQRAAEYGAAHGVDRDFLRRLYDVIVDETCRVEDLVIAGPAATFPKAVVGGTPE from the coding sequence ATGCCCGTCGGTAATTCGGACCCACTCGAAGTCCTACGCGGAGAACTCGACCGCATCGATGAGAAGCTCCTTGACATCATCAGGCAGCGCATCGAATGCTGTGTGCGCATAGCGGATTACAAGCGTGAGAACGACGTCCCCATGATGCAACCCCATCGCATCGGCATCGTTCAGCAGAGGGCGGCGGAATACGGCGCGGCCCACGGTGTCGACCGCGATTTCCTTCGCCGCCTCTACGACGTGATCGTCGATGAGACCTGCCGGGTGGAGGACCTGGTGATAGCGGGGCCCGCCGCCACCTTCCCGAAGGCAGTCGTGGGCGGCACTCCAGAATGA
- the pabB gene encoding aminodeoxychorismate synthase component I — translation MRTLLIDNYDSFTYNLYQYLGEVNGRPPTVVRNDVNVHDLDFAAFDALVVSPGPGRPDRERDFGVSAAAIRSGGLPTLGVCLGHQGISHLFGGAVAHAPQPMHGRVSPVLHSDVDILKGLPSPFSVVRYHSLAVTEVPEELETIAWTPDGVVMALRHRTEPIWGVQFHPESIGSEYGRELLANFRDMARGWVRKPTTVAPRVARAAAPSTRTPARSGDSALRVHVREVPHLPGADAVYRDLFADSGLSFWLDSSSVIDGLSRFSFLGAADGPLAEYITHEVADHTVSVRRADGRTRRIRQHFFDYLDERLRRRAVPTPEGLPFDFNLGYVGYLGYELKAETGGRAAHRSPTPDAAMVFVDRLVVLDHLERTTYLLALSDGEGAGTGPAQAESWLADTAERLRAIPSPDASREVPPAVLTAGPDHHQPRPRHDKEAYLKRIAHCLDEIRDGESYEICLTNMVGAAEVVDPLRTYTQLRRISPVPYGALLDFEDLAVLSASPERFLSIGADRIAESKPIKGTRPRGATPSEDEALRADLFGHEKDRAENLMIVDLVRNDLNVVCDVGSVHVPVLFDVETYAPVHQLVSTIRGRLRPSESAVSCVRAAFPGGSMTGAPKLRTMEIIDRLEDGPRGVYSGALGWFSLSGAADLSIVIRTLVSASGRTSFGVGGAIVALSDPEEEYTETVVKSRAMLAAVAASAKTATEPASQVIVERAELSR, via the coding sequence ATGCGCACACTCCTGATAGACAACTACGATTCCTTCACCTACAACCTCTACCAATACCTCGGCGAGGTGAACGGCCGGCCGCCGACGGTCGTCCGCAATGACGTGAACGTCCACGACCTCGACTTCGCCGCATTCGACGCTCTGGTCGTCTCCCCGGGCCCCGGCCGGCCGGATCGCGAACGGGACTTCGGTGTGAGCGCGGCGGCGATTCGCTCCGGCGGTCTGCCCACCCTTGGCGTCTGCCTCGGCCACCAGGGCATCAGCCATCTGTTCGGCGGCGCCGTGGCGCACGCGCCGCAGCCGATGCACGGCAGGGTCTCGCCGGTCCTCCACAGCGATGTCGACATCCTCAAGGGCCTGCCCTCGCCGTTCTCGGTGGTGCGCTACCACTCGCTCGCGGTGACCGAGGTGCCCGAGGAGCTCGAAACCATCGCCTGGACCCCGGACGGCGTCGTCATGGCACTGCGGCACCGTACGGAGCCCATCTGGGGGGTGCAGTTCCACCCGGAGTCCATCGGCAGCGAGTACGGCAGGGAACTGCTTGCCAACTTCCGTGATATGGCGCGCGGTTGGGTCCGCAAGCCGACGACGGTGGCACCCCGCGTCGCGCGCGCCGCGGCACCGTCGACGCGTACGCCGGCTCGGTCCGGTGACAGCGCTCTTCGGGTGCACGTCCGCGAGGTGCCCCACCTGCCCGGCGCCGACGCGGTCTACCGGGACCTGTTCGCGGACTCCGGGCTCAGTTTCTGGCTCGACAGCAGTTCCGTGATCGACGGCCTTTCCCGGTTCTCGTTCCTCGGGGCCGCCGACGGACCGCTGGCCGAGTACATCACCCACGAGGTCGCGGACCACACGGTCAGCGTGCGGCGCGCCGACGGCCGGACGCGGCGGATCCGGCAGCACTTCTTCGACTACCTCGACGAGCGGTTGCGCCGCCGTGCGGTGCCCACGCCCGAGGGGCTCCCGTTCGACTTCAACCTCGGCTATGTCGGCTATCTGGGGTACGAGTTGAAGGCGGAGACCGGCGGCCGCGCGGCCCACCGCTCCCCGACACCCGACGCGGCGATGGTGTTCGTCGACCGGCTGGTGGTCCTCGACCACCTGGAGCGCACCACCTATCTGCTCGCCCTCAGCGACGGCGAGGGAGCGGGCACCGGCCCGGCGCAGGCCGAGTCCTGGCTGGCGGACACCGCGGAACGGCTGCGTGCGATCCCGTCCCCGGACGCGTCCCGGGAGGTGCCGCCCGCGGTGCTCACCGCCGGACCCGACCATCATCAGCCCCGCCCGCGCCACGACAAGGAGGCGTACCTCAAGCGCATCGCGCACTGCCTGGACGAGATCCGCGACGGGGAGTCGTACGAGATCTGCCTGACCAACATGGTCGGGGCGGCCGAAGTGGTCGACCCGCTGCGCACCTACACCCAGCTGCGCCGGATCAGCCCGGTGCCGTACGGGGCGCTGCTCGACTTCGAGGACCTCGCGGTGTTGAGCGCCTCACCGGAACGGTTCCTGTCGATCGGCGCCGACCGGATCGCCGAGTCCAAGCCGATCAAGGGGACGCGGCCACGCGGTGCGACCCCGAGCGAGGACGAGGCGCTGCGCGCCGACCTGTTCGGCCACGAGAAGGACCGGGCCGAGAACCTGATGATCGTGGACCTGGTCCGCAACGACCTCAACGTGGTGTGCGATGTCGGCAGCGTGCACGTGCCCGTGCTGTTCGACGTGGAGACGTACGCGCCGGTGCACCAGTTGGTGTCGACGATCCGGGGCCGGCTGCGCCCGTCGGAGTCCGCGGTGTCGTGCGTGCGGGCGGCGTTTCCTGGCGGTTCGATGACGGGAGCGCCCAAGCTGCGCACCATGGAGATCATCGACCGGCTGGAGGACGGGCCGCGCGGTGTCTATTCGGGGGCGCTCGGCTGGTTCTCGCTCAGCGGGGCGGCCGATCTGAGCATCGTCATCCGCACGCTGGTGTCGGCGAGCGGACGGACCAGCTTCGGGGTGGGGGGCGCCATTGTCGCCCTGTCCGACCCGGAGGAGGAGTACACGGAGACGGTCGTCAAGTCGCGGGCCATGCTCGCGGCGGTGGCCGCCAGCGCCAAGACCGCCACCGAGCCGGCCTCTCAAGTGATCGTCGAGCGCGCGGAGTTGAGTCGATGA
- a CDS encoding aminotransferase class I/II-fold pyridoxal phosphate-dependent enzyme — protein MTADVLGRVVVVGAGAVGTLFARLLSRSGADVLVVDRAPGLQDDPALPRIQRGDLTDIDTELARELGGADTVVLAVPEQVALSAIKSLTGMLRPGTLLVDTLSVKTPFIKLVRESADGLEAVGLNPMFAPSLGIEGRPVATVVVHGGPRGAELLRLIEDWGGRVVRVDEHDHDRLAAASQALTHAAVLSFGLAVTQLDVNIVELRAIAPPPATMLLALLARITAGSPEVYWDVQAANPQAPAAREALAQGLRRLADHIGGVADFATLLDECRGFLGSHGEHYAAVCAHAFEEMNTPRSTATSPTSHDPTGDGRGTMPLAEKESNPANWVESRISKTSDSMDRAFNEGLTGHVVTERKGKRVRLEDGSESVEFVSCSYLGLEEHPALVDAATEGLRRYGAHLSSSRNRMRPVYLGELEELLSTVYHGNKAVAFTSVGNVHLGLLPLLGSGALPSYPVSPRGVTFIVDRTAHASMQVIRGILEQIGPLHRFDLADQEALGRVLGDCGAAGRTPIVLVDGVGSMGGLIDVVGLRAALEPYGGHLYVDDAHGISIAGPLGGGYAFEEFGDRLPPNVVIAGSLSKGFGGAGGFALVPADADVRVLRKFANPLVFGHSIMLPMLAADVAAAHLHLNGEVAALQQRLWRNADELDALTGGQLVNAGLRSPVRGAHYPTEEEGFAAARRLRAAGVLVLPAFFPTVAKGTGLVRLALSALHEREHLETAAKALALDHISS, from the coding sequence ATGACCGCCGATGTGCTGGGTCGCGTTGTCGTCGTCGGGGCGGGGGCCGTGGGCACCTTGTTCGCCCGGCTGCTCTCGCGCTCCGGCGCCGATGTCCTGGTCGTCGACCGCGCGCCCGGCCTCCAGGACGACCCCGCGCTCCCCCGGATCCAACGCGGCGATCTCACCGACATCGACACGGAGTTGGCTCGGGAACTGGGCGGCGCGGACACGGTGGTATTGGCCGTTCCCGAACAGGTCGCCCTGTCGGCGATCAAGTCGTTGACCGGGATGCTGCGGCCCGGCACGCTGCTCGTGGACACCCTGTCGGTCAAGACGCCGTTCATCAAGCTGGTGCGCGAGTCGGCCGACGGGCTCGAAGCGGTCGGTCTCAACCCGATGTTCGCGCCCTCGCTCGGCATCGAGGGCCGGCCGGTCGCCACCGTCGTCGTCCACGGGGGGCCGCGCGGTGCGGAGTTGCTGCGACTCATCGAGGACTGGGGCGGCCGAGTGGTCCGGGTCGACGAACACGACCACGACCGCCTCGCCGCCGCATCACAGGCACTCACCCACGCGGCCGTCCTCAGCTTCGGTCTCGCCGTAACTCAACTCGACGTGAACATCGTGGAGTTGCGGGCAATCGCACCGCCGCCGGCCACGATGCTGCTCGCCCTGCTGGCCCGCATCACCGCCGGTTCCCCGGAGGTGTACTGGGACGTACAGGCCGCCAACCCGCAGGCGCCGGCCGCCCGCGAGGCGCTGGCCCAGGGGCTGCGGCGGCTCGCCGACCACATCGGAGGCGTGGCCGACTTCGCCACGCTGCTCGACGAATGCCGGGGGTTCCTCGGCTCCCACGGCGAGCACTACGCCGCCGTCTGCGCCCACGCCTTCGAGGAAATGAACACCCCACGCTCCACCGCGACTTCGCCCACCTCGCACGATCCCACGGGAGACGGGAGGGGCACGATGCCCCTGGCAGAGAAGGAGTCGAACCCAGCGAACTGGGTCGAGTCCCGGATCAGCAAGACCTCCGACTCGATGGACCGCGCCTTCAACGAGGGCCTGACCGGACACGTCGTCACCGAGCGCAAGGGCAAGCGTGTCCGCCTGGAGGACGGCTCGGAGTCGGTGGAGTTCGTGTCCTGCTCCTACCTCGGTCTGGAGGAGCACCCCGCCCTGGTCGACGCCGCAACCGAGGGGTTGCGGCGCTACGGCGCGCACCTGTCGTCGTCCCGTAACCGGATGCGCCCGGTCTACCTCGGCGAGCTGGAGGAACTGCTCTCGACCGTGTACCACGGCAACAAGGCCGTCGCCTTCACCTCCGTCGGCAATGTCCATCTGGGGCTGCTGCCGCTCCTCGGATCCGGTGCGCTGCCCAGCTATCCGGTCTCACCCCGCGGCGTGACGTTCATCGTGGACCGCACGGCCCACGCCTCCATGCAGGTCATCCGGGGCATCCTGGAGCAGATCGGCCCGCTGCACCGCTTCGACCTCGCCGATCAGGAGGCGCTCGGCCGCGTCCTCGGGGACTGCGGTGCGGCCGGGCGCACACCGATCGTGCTGGTCGACGGCGTCGGCTCGATGGGTGGTCTGATCGATGTGGTGGGTCTGCGCGCGGCCCTGGAACCGTACGGCGGCCATCTGTACGTCGACGACGCGCACGGCATCTCCATCGCGGGCCCCCTGGGCGGCGGTTACGCCTTCGAGGAGTTCGGCGACCGGCTCCCGCCGAACGTGGTGATCGCGGGTTCGCTCTCCAAGGGGTTCGGCGGGGCGGGCGGCTTCGCCCTGGTCCCCGCCGACGCCGACGTACGTGTGCTGCGGAAGTTCGCCAACCCCCTGGTGTTCGGCCATTCGATCATGCTGCCGATGCTGGCCGCCGATGTCGCCGCCGCCCACCTGCACCTCAACGGCGAGGTGGCCGCGCTGCAACAGCGGCTCTGGCGCAACGCCGACGAACTCGACGCGCTCACCGGCGGGCAGTTGGTCAACGCCGGGTTGCGTTCGCCGGTTCGGGGCGCGCACTACCCCACCGAGGAGGAGGGGTTCGCGGCCGCCAGAAGGCTGCGGGCGGCCGGCGTGCTGGTGCTGCCCGCGTTCTTCCCGACGGTGGCCAAGGGCACCGGACTCGTCCGCCTCGCCCTGTCCGCCCTGCACGAGCGCGAGCACCTGGAGACCGCCGCCAAGGCCCTGGCGCTGGACCACATAAGCAGCTGA